The Planctomycetota bacterium genome window below encodes:
- a CDS encoding alpha/beta hydrolase: MINQLCFILALTALAMLAPTANAQPEPDQVVTYKTIDDIDLELFVFEPDGNDATRPAVVFFHGGGWNGGEPTQFFRQAEHIASRGGVGISVRYRLKNTHGTTPLDATRDAFDAMRHVRDNAGDFNIDPERIAASGGSAGGHLAAATATLTAEDIAGNPEDAARARPDALILFNAVTDNGPEGWSQNRFGDRWQDASPAHNLSTETPPTLHLLGDNDRLIPVETAERMIADLQELGIKARLIVYPNAGHGFFNRDSGTPNFFRGTVADMDAFLVELGWLVPQEAE, encoded by the coding sequence ATGATTAACCAACTTTGCTTCATTCTTGCACTGACTGCCCTCGCAATGCTCGCACCGACCGCCAACGCCCAGCCAGAACCGGATCAGGTCGTCACGTACAAGACGATCGACGACATCGACCTCGAGCTCTTCGTCTTCGAGCCCGACGGCAACGACGCGACAAGGCCGGCCGTCGTGTTCTTCCACGGCGGCGGGTGGAACGGTGGCGAGCCGACGCAGTTTTTTCGCCAGGCAGAGCACATCGCCTCCCGGGGTGGTGTGGGCATCAGCGTGCGCTACCGCCTGAAGAACACCCACGGTACGACGCCTCTGGATGCGACGCGCGACGCCTTCGACGCGATGAGGCACGTCCGGGACAACGCCGGCGACTTCAACATCGACCCCGAGCGAATCGCAGCCTCGGGCGGATCGGCTGGCGGACACCTTGCCGCTGCAACGGCGACACTGACGGCCGAAGACATCGCCGGCAATCCGGAAGATGCCGCCCGAGCTCGACCCGATGCACTGATCCTCTTCAACGCCGTCACCGACAACGGCCCCGAAGGCTGGTCACAGAATCGATTCGGTGATCGCTGGCAGGACGCATCGCCCGCGCACAACCTGTCGACCGAGACCCCGCCGACGCTGCATTTGCTCGGCGACAACGACCGGCTCATTCCCGTCGAGACCGCGGAACGCATGATCGCGGATCTTCAGGAACTCGGCATCAAGGCACGCCTCATCGTCTACCCCAACGCCGGCCATGGCTTTTTCAATCGCGACTCGGGCACGCCCAACTTCTTCCGCGGAACGGTCGCCGACATGGACGCGTTCCTCGTCGAGCTCGGCTGGCTTGTGCCGCAGGAGGCGGAGTAG
- a CDS encoding 30S ribosomal protein S1, whose protein sequence is MVDFNLLNDLDTDLDGFEDEIGVAMVDALGDAAENLENLVRGDEVHDFRANTIITGKVSGHAGEDYVIELGLKSEGVLDRNEWDTPPEMGDDVRVLLEEVDHDSGTVKISKRKADRIINWEKIIQLKGEGDPVSGKATKKIKGGLLVDIGVPVFLPASQVDIRRPGEISDWIGRDIDAVILKIDEERRNIVISRRKLIEQEREELKKKTLEKLEEGQIVTGTVKNIADFGAFVDLGGIDGLLHITDMSWGRINHPSEMVNFEDEVEVKVLSIDRDREKIALGIKQKDASPWENIESKYPVGTIHEANVVNIMSYGAFCKLEDGVEGLVHISEMSWTKRINHPSEVVAQGDSVLVKVLEINKDKQEISLGMKQVQENPWDRVAEKYPPGSVVEGKVRNIANYGAFVEIEEGIDGLLHVSDLSWTKKVGHPSEVLKKGEDVQSVVLSVDQDKQRIALGLKQMQEDPWLHVIPENYRPGMVVQGTVTKIANFGVFVELEDGLEGLLHVSEIADHKVEKPEDELKAGQQIETKILRVDSDERKIGLSLKRAQWAQEQEAREEERAKRPERKNLRGGLE, encoded by the coding sequence ATGGTCGACTTCAACCTTCTCAACGACCTCGACACCGACTTGGACGGTTTCGAGGACGAAATCGGCGTCGCAATGGTCGACGCCCTCGGCGATGCCGCCGAAAACCTCGAAAATCTCGTCCGAGGCGACGAGGTCCACGACTTCCGAGCCAACACGATCATCACCGGCAAGGTCTCAGGCCATGCCGGCGAGGACTACGTGATCGAGCTGGGCCTCAAGAGCGAGGGCGTCCTCGATCGCAACGAGTGGGACACTCCGCCCGAAATGGGCGACGACGTCCGCGTCCTCCTCGAAGAGGTCGACCACGACAGCGGCACGGTCAAAATCTCCAAGCGGAAGGCCGACCGCATCATCAACTGGGAGAAGATCATCCAGCTCAAGGGCGAGGGCGATCCCGTCAGCGGCAAGGCGACCAAGAAAATCAAGGGCGGCCTGCTCGTCGACATCGGCGTTCCGGTCTTCCTGCCCGCCTCGCAGGTCGACATCCGTCGCCCAGGCGAAATCTCCGACTGGATCGGCCGCGACATCGACGCAGTCATCCTCAAGATCGATGAAGAGCGGCGCAACATCGTCATCAGCCGACGCAAGCTCATCGAGCAGGAGCGCGAAGAGCTCAAGAAGAAGACCCTCGAGAAGCTCGAAGAGGGTCAGATCGTCACCGGCACGGTCAAGAACATCGCCGACTTCGGCGCGTTCGTCGACCTCGGCGGCATCGACGGCCTGCTGCACATCACCGACATGTCCTGGGGCCGGATCAACCATCCCTCGGAGATGGTCAACTTCGAGGACGAGGTCGAGGTCAAGGTCCTGTCGATCGATCGCGATCGCGAAAAGATCGCCCTCGGCATCAAGCAGAAGGACGCCTCGCCCTGGGAGAACATCGAGAGCAAGTACCCCGTCGGCACGATCCACGAGGCCAACGTGGTCAACATCATGTCGTACGGCGCGTTCTGCAAGCTCGAAGACGGCGTCGAGGGACTGGTCCACATCTCCGAGATGTCCTGGACCAAGCGCATCAACCACCCGAGCGAAGTCGTCGCTCAGGGCGACTCGGTGCTGGTCAAGGTCCTGGAGATCAACAAGGACAAGCAGGAGATCAGCCTCGGCATGAAGCAGGTCCAGGAAAATCCCTGGGACCGCGTCGCCGAGAAGTACCCGCCCGGCTCCGTCGTCGAGGGCAAGGTCCGCAACATCGCCAACTACGGCGCCTTCGTCGAAATCGAAGAAGGCATCGACGGCCTGCTGCACGTCAGCGACCTCTCGTGGACCAAGAAGGTCGGCCACCCGAGCGAAGTGCTTAAGAAGGGTGAGGACGTCCAGTCCGTCGTCCTCAGCGTCGACCAGGACAAGCAGCGGATCGCCCTGGGTCTCAAGCAGATGCAGGAAGACCCGTGGCTCCACGTCATCCCGGAGAACTACCGCCCCGGCATGGTTGTTCAGGGCACGGTGACCAAGATCGCCAACTTCGGCGTCTTCGTCGAGCTCGAAGACGGCCTCGAAGGCCTGCTGCACGTCTCGGAAATCGCCGACCACAAGGTCGAGAAGCCCGAAGACGAGCTCAAGGCCGGCCAGCAGATTGAGACCAAGATCCTCCGCGTCGACTCCGACGAGCGGAAGATCGGCCTCTCGCTCAAGCGTGCCCAGTGGGCCCAGGAGCAGGAAGCCCGCGAAGAGGAACGCGCCAAGCGTCCCGAGCGCAAGAACCTGCGTGGCGGTCTCGAGTAA
- a CDS encoding glycerate kinase yields MAVDKFKDALPAAEACRAVARGVRQVLPEAEVDLCPMADGGEGTAAALAAGYETALRHEFEVTGPLPESTVRATLHVVDGGLVAIADMATAAGLELLDRDRRNPLRTTTYGVGELVAHAAELGCREFIVGLGGSATCDGGLGAAQALGLRLTLDGDADELQRPVVGSDLVRIASADVPVLSRGIHITCLCDVDNPLVGPNGAAPSFAMQKGATQDDMAQLAHGLERLIDVTGRCGDEPFHGAAGGLAFGLSLAAKAEARPGVEAVLATTQLAHRLRDARLCFTGEGRFDTQSFRGKVVSGVGRLARQADVPTVALVGSADAVASSDADTIGLDAVLTLADGPATLDELLQNTEERLENVASQVTRLVARAEAIGRA; encoded by the coding sequence GTGGCGGTTGACAAATTCAAGGACGCCCTGCCTGCCGCGGAGGCCTGTCGGGCTGTCGCACGTGGTGTGCGACAGGTCTTACCCGAGGCCGAGGTCGATCTGTGCCCGATGGCCGACGGTGGCGAAGGCACAGCCGCCGCGCTGGCTGCGGGTTACGAGACGGCCCTCAGGCACGAGTTCGAGGTCACCGGGCCTTTGCCCGAATCAACGGTTCGCGCCACGCTCCACGTCGTCGACGGTGGTCTCGTCGCCATCGCCGACATGGCCACGGCTGCCGGGCTGGAGCTGCTGGACCGAGATCGACGCAATCCGCTGCGTACCACGACCTATGGCGTGGGTGAGCTCGTCGCCCACGCGGCCGAGCTGGGCTGCCGCGAGTTCATCGTCGGCCTCGGCGGCAGCGCGACCTGCGACGGCGGACTTGGTGCCGCCCAAGCCCTTGGCCTGCGACTCACGCTCGACGGCGACGCGGACGAATTGCAGCGACCCGTCGTCGGGAGTGACCTCGTCCGCATCGCCTCAGCCGACGTGCCGGTGCTGAGTCGCGGCATCCACATCACCTGCCTCTGCGACGTCGACAACCCGCTGGTCGGACCAAACGGCGCGGCACCGTCGTTCGCGATGCAAAAGGGCGCGACGCAGGACGACATGGCCCAGCTTGCCCATGGTCTGGAGCGGCTGATCGACGTGACGGGCCGTTGTGGCGACGAGCCCTTCCACGGAGCGGCCGGCGGATTGGCGTTCGGCCTCTCCCTTGCCGCCAAGGCCGAGGCCCGCCCCGGCGTGGAAGCCGTCCTTGCGACGACGCAGCTCGCCCACCGGCTTCGGGACGCGCGGCTTTGCTTCACGGGCGAGGGTCGGTTCGACACGCAGTCGTTCCGCGGCAAGGTCGTCAGCGGCGTCGGCCGACTAGCGCGTCAGGCGGACGTGCCGACGGTCGCCCTGGTCGGTTCCGCCGACGCGGTTGCCTCCTCCGACGCCGACACCATCGGCCTCGACGCCGTCCTCACCCTCGCCGACGGCCCGGCCACGCTGGACGAGCTGCTGCAGAACACCGAGGAACGGCTTGAGAACGTCGCCTCGCAGGTCACGCGCCTCGTCGCCCGTGCCGAGGCGATCGGGCGAGCGTGA